One genomic window of Parabacteroides pacaensis includes the following:
- a CDS encoding endonuclease/exonuclease/phosphatase family protein, giving the protein MKRNLFKRVKYVVYTMGLLGLFAFCSSNEQDPGIDKPDEPDTTAVVNKIIRIASYNLRLDTSNDGDKAWKYRKDMLKTVVRVNNFDIFGTQEGFLHQLNDILELKEYAYIGKGRDDGDEAGEHCAIFYKKKRFEVLDKGDFWYSETPDVPSKGWDATCCNRLCSWGKFKDKNTEEVFYVFNSHFDHQGTVACRESARMLLAKVKQITNNYPAFCTGDFNSQPIDEPINIIRTGGIVNDSRDITRKSPKGTEGTFHGYNLDGKTTSRIDYVFVTKGIQVLTYEVINDDIKYNKFASDHFPVLIEAEI; this is encoded by the coding sequence ATGAAAAGGAACTTATTTAAACGAGTTAAATATGTAGTTTATACTATGGGATTGCTGGGCTTGTTTGCCTTTTGCAGCAGTAATGAACAAGATCCTGGCATCGATAAACCGGATGAACCGGATACGACCGCCGTGGTGAATAAAATCATAAGAATAGCTTCTTATAACTTGCGTCTGGATACTTCCAACGATGGTGATAAGGCATGGAAATACCGGAAGGACATGCTTAAAACCGTGGTACGGGTGAATAATTTCGATATCTTCGGTACACAGGAAGGCTTTCTTCACCAATTAAATGATATCCTGGAATTGAAAGAGTACGCCTATATTGGAAAAGGACGTGACGACGGAGACGAGGCGGGCGAGCATTGTGCCATTTTTTATAAAAAGAAACGTTTCGAGGTACTGGACAAAGGGGATTTTTGGTATTCCGAAACTCCTGATGTTCCCTCCAAAGGTTGGGATGCGACATGTTGCAACCGGCTTTGTTCGTGGGGGAAGTTTAAAGATAAGAATACAGAGGAAGTATTTTATGTCTTTAATTCTCATTTCGACCACCAAGGAACGGTCGCATGTAGGGAATCCGCCCGTATGTTACTGGCGAAGGTGAAACAGATTACGAATAATTATCCAGCCTTTTGCACGGGTGATTTTAATTCCCAACCTATCGATGAGCCGATCAATATTATTCGTACGGGTGGAATAGTAAACGATTCGCGCGACATTACCCGGAAGTCGCCTAAAGGAACCGAGGGAACATTCCATGGATATAATCTGGATGGGAAAACAACTTCGCGCATCGATTATGTATTCGTTACGAAGGGAATCCAAGTGTTGACCTACGAAGTAATTAACGACGATATTAAATACAATAAGTTTGCTTCGGACCATTTTCCGGTATTGATTGAAGCGGAGATTTAA
- a CDS encoding phosphodiester glycosidase family protein produces MKKYLVISCMLVIFTSILRVFTSCSDDDKGNLPEITSPFISITAEDGEEITSATISDEERKIKLPFRNRKDLSNVIVTFAMAKGATLKSPVNKMAILDLTSSEYPIIVNNGIAEITYIIEPAKPVDTILQSVTAKDGTSTVNGIISDNKKQILFQFNELDNLSQVDLTFTVGEGASLVSLSSTETKMDLAIPQSVTINNGIDDVPYTILAASAKENLCQKTGWKKVTDQYVPLPPYINVYKIDTLDNKPGNIACITVIDEKQTHMAVLGDGMNASNQPYLRVGGMEKSNPEWPVFFLGIGGLQSPPIVVTIINEGKIIQKPSWNCPGTVGITPDGKVQIAYAAVIDNQLYAFDTPMGDNTLDKSKGKLWNVTAATSGYSFIVRNGKVFNDYATLLAEDGRNENKNDTKVMARGAIGVTSSGKILLFVCQAMLGSVGTTLENMAELMKDLGCENVLAFEEGSSALTRINKVSTVLTGDFYNSEGVLQPQNTGRRSECFVVFK; encoded by the coding sequence ATGAAAAAATATCTAGTAATCAGTTGCATGCTTGTTATATTTACCAGCATACTCAGAGTATTTACCTCTTGTTCGGATGATGACAAAGGAAACTTACCCGAAATCACATCTCCATTTATTTCTATTACGGCCGAAGACGGAGAAGAAATTACCTCTGCCACTATCTCGGATGAAGAAAGAAAAATAAAGCTTCCTTTCCGGAATAGAAAAGACCTGTCAAACGTTATCGTTACATTTGCTATGGCAAAAGGAGCTACCTTGAAATCGCCAGTTAATAAAATGGCTATTCTCGACTTGACTTCTTCCGAATATCCCATAATAGTAAATAATGGAATAGCCGAAATTACTTATATTATCGAACCGGCAAAACCGGTAGACACAATCCTACAATCAGTTACAGCAAAAGACGGAACCAGCACGGTAAATGGAATTATCTCGGATAATAAGAAGCAAATTCTTTTTCAATTCAATGAGCTGGATAATCTATCTCAAGTCGACCTTACCTTTACGGTAGGTGAAGGAGCATCGCTTGTAAGCCTTTCATCCACAGAAACAAAGATGGATTTAGCCATCCCGCAATCGGTGACAATCAACAATGGGATAGATGATGTCCCCTATACCATCTTAGCAGCTTCCGCCAAAGAAAACCTTTGTCAGAAAACTGGCTGGAAGAAAGTAACGGACCAATATGTACCTCTTCCACCTTATATAAATGTATATAAAATAGATACGTTGGATAATAAGCCGGGCAATATTGCTTGTATCACTGTAATAGACGAAAAACAAACCCATATGGCGGTTTTGGGTGACGGGATGAATGCCAGCAACCAGCCCTATTTAAGAGTAGGTGGTATGGAAAAAAGCAATCCTGAATGGCCTGTATTTTTCTTAGGTATCGGAGGATTGCAGTCTCCCCCCATTGTGGTAACAATTATCAATGAAGGAAAGATAATACAAAAACCTTCGTGGAATTGTCCCGGTACCGTGGGAATTACTCCGGATGGTAAAGTGCAAATTGCTTATGCGGCTGTGATCGATAACCAGTTATATGCGTTCGATACGCCTATGGGAGATAATACGCTTGATAAGTCGAAAGGAAAATTATGGAACGTAACCGCGGCAACCAGCGGATATTCTTTTATCGTGAGGAATGGAAAAGTTTTTAATGATTATGCTACTTTGCTTGCTGAAGACGGAAGGAATGAAAATAAGAACGATACTAAGGTGATGGCACGGGGAGCTATCGGTGTTACGTCTTCCGGAAAGATACTTCTTTTCGTCTGCCAAGCTATGTTAGGTTCCGTAGGCACTACATTGGAAAATATGGCGGAATTGATGAAGGATCTCGGGTGTGAAAATGTATTGGCTTTCGAAGAGGGGTCCAGCGCACTAACGCGGATTAATAAAGTGAGTACGGTACTTACCGGAGATTTCTACAATTCGGAAGGAGTGCTGCAACCTCAAAATACCGGAAGAAGATCGGAATGCTTTGTCGTATTTAAATAA
- a CDS encoding ribose-phosphate pyrophosphokinase, producing the protein MSYQTPYLVFSGTNSRYLAEKICKSLDCPLGQMNIQHFADGEFSVSYEESIRGRDVFLVQSTFPNSDNLMELLLMIDAAKRASAHYITAVVPYFGWARQDRKDKPRVSIGAKLIADMLGTAGITRLITMDLHADQIQGFFNVPVDHLYGSSIFTEYVKENFPLDNLVIATPDVGGTKRASAYSKYLGVPMVICHKSRLRANEVAEMRVIGDVKGMDVLLIDDMVDTAGTITKAADLMMAEGAKSVRAIASHAVMSDPASARVDASALSEIIFTDSIPYSKKCSKVKVLSVADMFAESIRRVCNNESISSLYVI; encoded by the coding sequence ATGAGTTATCAAACTCCTTACTTGGTGTTTTCGGGTACTAATTCCCGGTATCTTGCAGAGAAAATATGCAAAAGTCTTGACTGTCCGTTGGGACAAATGAACATTCAACATTTTGCAGACGGAGAGTTTTCCGTGTCTTACGAAGAATCTATCCGTGGTAGAGACGTATTTCTGGTACAGTCTACGTTCCCCAATTCCGACAATTTGATGGAGCTGCTTCTTATGATTGATGCAGCGAAAAGGGCATCGGCACATTACATAACTGCTGTAGTTCCTTATTTCGGATGGGCACGCCAAGACAGAAAAGACAAGCCTCGTGTATCTATCGGTGCCAAACTTATCGCAGATATGTTAGGTACTGCCGGAATTACTCGATTAATTACCATGGACTTGCACGCTGACCAGATTCAAGGCTTTTTCAATGTACCAGTAGATCATCTCTACGGTTCTTCTATCTTTACAGAGTATGTAAAGGAAAACTTTCCTTTAGATAACTTGGTAATTGCTACGCCGGACGTAGGGGGTACGAAACGTGCCAGTGCTTACTCTAAATATTTAGGCGTGCCGATGGTTATTTGCCATAAATCGCGTCTTCGCGCCAATGAAGTAGCCGAAATGCGTGTAATTGGCGATGTGAAAGGAATGGATGTATTATTGATAGATGATATGGTAGATACGGCAGGTACAATCACCAAAGCTGCCGACTTAATGATGGCTGAAGGAGCTAAATCGGTACGCGCTATTGCAAGTCATGCTGTGATGAGTGATCCGGCTTCTGCCCGCGTAGATGCGTCCGCACTGAGTGAAATCATCTTTACAGATAGTATTCCTTATTCCAAGAAATGTTCGAAAGTAAAGGTATTGTCCGTAGCCGACATGTTTGCAGAATCGATCCGGAGAGTATGTAATAATGAATCTATCAGTTCGTTATATGTAATTTGA
- a CDS encoding alpha-amylase family glycosyl hydrolase: protein MKHSEKVIIYQVFPRWFGNQNATCIKNGSIYENGVGKFSDFTSKALEAIQELGVTHIWYTGIIEHATQTDYTLYGIKKDHSAIVKGRAGSPYAIKDYYDVDPDLADNIPNRMQEFEELVERTHATGLKVIIDFVPNHVARQYASDAKPVYVSDLGQQDNTSQDFDPNNNFYYLPGQYLSLYFKPLEEICEYTEFPAKATGNDRFVPDPSENDWYETIKLNYGVDYVNGHTCYFDPVPDTWKKMRDILLFWVSKGVDGFRCDMAEMVPVEFWHWVIPQVKEAGEVIFIAEIYNPHAYRNYIHTGGFDYLYDKVGLYDTLRGVINGHLPAHDITKCWQSVEGIQHNMLNFLENHDEQRIASDFFAGDPRKGLPGMLVAATMNSNPILIYSGQELGERGMDEEGFSGYDGRTTIFDYWSVESLRNWVNGGLFNKEKLTEEQKTLRTHYSELLNIIKNEPVIHYGSFYDLMYANPSSQYFNSRTQYAFLRKYKNEVLLIVANFGSSVQKVRVNIPEEAFRALNFTDNKAATVTDLFTGESGISTLTAAWPYQLSLPAYGGRILKFTYEE from the coding sequence ATGAAACATTCAGAAAAAGTCATCATCTACCAAGTATTTCCCCGATGGTTCGGAAATCAAAACGCAACGTGCATAAAAAACGGAAGTATTTACGAAAACGGGGTCGGTAAATTTTCTGATTTTACCTCTAAGGCATTAGAAGCTATTCAAGAACTAGGGGTTACCCACATTTGGTATACCGGAATTATCGAGCATGCTACACAAACAGATTATACTCTTTACGGAATAAAAAAAGACCATTCTGCTATCGTAAAAGGACGTGCCGGGTCTCCTTATGCTATCAAAGACTATTATGATGTAGATCCGGATTTAGCCGATAACATACCGAACCGAATGCAAGAGTTTGAAGAATTAGTTGAAAGAACACATGCAACCGGGCTAAAAGTAATTATCGATTTTGTTCCCAACCACGTGGCACGCCAGTATGCTTCGGATGCCAAACCAGTTTATGTATCCGATTTGGGGCAACAAGATAATACCTCTCAGGATTTTGATCCTAATAATAATTTTTATTACCTGCCGGGACAATACTTATCCCTCTATTTCAAACCGCTAGAAGAGATATGCGAATATACCGAGTTTCCTGCCAAGGCTACAGGGAATGATCGTTTCGTTCCCGACCCAAGTGAAAACGATTGGTACGAAACCATTAAACTCAACTATGGGGTCGATTACGTAAATGGTCATACTTGCTACTTTGATCCTGTTCCCGACACATGGAAAAAAATGCGCGACATTTTACTTTTCTGGGTATCCAAAGGAGTAGACGGTTTCCGTTGCGATATGGCGGAAATGGTTCCGGTTGAATTCTGGCACTGGGTAATTCCACAAGTAAAAGAGGCGGGAGAGGTAATCTTTATTGCCGAAATATATAATCCGCATGCTTATCGTAATTACATCCATACAGGAGGGTTCGATTATTTATATGATAAGGTAGGGCTTTATGATACTTTACGGGGAGTGATAAACGGACATCTTCCCGCCCATGATATTACCAAATGCTGGCAATCAGTAGAAGGGATCCAGCATAATATGCTTAATTTTCTGGAAAATCATGATGAGCAACGTATTGCTTCGGACTTTTTTGCCGGCGATCCACGAAAAGGTTTGCCGGGAATGCTTGTCGCCGCTACGATGAATTCCAATCCCATCTTAATTTATAGCGGACAAGAATTAGGTGAACGGGGAATGGATGAAGAGGGTTTCAGCGGTTATGACGGCCGTACTACCATTTTTGATTACTGGAGTGTAGAAAGTTTACGTAATTGGGTGAACGGCGGGCTATTTAATAAGGAAAAGCTTACGGAAGAACAGAAAACATTACGTACTCATTATAGCGAGCTACTGAACATAATTAAAAATGAACCTGTTATTCATTACGGTAGTTTCTATGATTTAATGTATGCCAATCCCTCCAGTCAATATTTCAACAGTCGTACACAATACGCTTTTCTGAGAAAATATAAAAACGAAGTTTTGCTGATTGTGGCAAATTTCGGTTCCTCCGTACAAAAAGTTAGGGTCAATATTCCCGAAGAAGCATTCCGAGCTTTAAATTTTACGGATAATAAAGCGGCTACTGTTACTGACTTGTTTACAGGAGAAAGTGGAATCAGTACACTGACTGCCGCATGGCCTTATCAATTAAGTTTACCGGCCTACGGAGGCAGGATACTTAAATTCACTTATGAAGAATGA
- a CDS encoding patatin-like phospholipase family protein: MTNTAGDKLHKLGLALSGGGSKGFAHVGVFKLLEECALMPDIISGTSVGALMGVLFADGYSASEIKEMFIDREFSEFAEFQVPKAGFFNSKRFRYFLKRQLRAKTFEELKIPLVVIATDLDHGISQEFRTGPLVDAVTASCSIPIIFSPVVINGIHYVDGGLFRNFPVSTIRNECEKVIGVNVSPLIPQKYKQTILHIAERSYHYMFRANTLEDRELCDVLIEAEKFGLYKTFDLDNVEMICNAGYEAAVCAFEKVLQENKFETLVKAILTRKNALLP; the protein is encoded by the coding sequence ATGACAAATACAGCCGGCGATAAACTTCACAAATTAGGTCTTGCTTTAAGTGGCGGAGGCTCAAAAGGATTTGCCCATGTAGGTGTATTCAAATTGCTTGAAGAATGCGCATTAATGCCCGATATTATTTCCGGGACAAGTGTTGGAGCATTGATGGGCGTTTTATTTGCTGACGGCTATTCAGCCAGTGAAATAAAAGAAATGTTTATCGACCGTGAGTTTTCCGAATTTGCAGAATTCCAGGTTCCCAAAGCAGGTTTTTTTAATAGCAAACGCTTCCGTTACTTTTTAAAGCGACAATTACGTGCCAAAACATTTGAAGAATTGAAAATTCCCCTGGTTGTCATTGCAACTGACTTAGACCACGGAATCAGCCAAGAATTCCGTACAGGGCCTTTAGTCGATGCCGTTACCGCTTCCTGTAGTATTCCTATCATATTCAGCCCTGTTGTCATTAACGGCATACATTATGTAGACGGTGGGTTATTCCGAAACTTTCCTGTTTCTACGATCCGGAATGAATGCGAAAAAGTGATAGGTGTAAACGTAAGTCCATTAATCCCGCAAAAATATAAACAAACTATTTTGCATATTGCCGAACGTTCCTATCATTATATGTTTAGAGCCAACACATTAGAAGATAGAGAATTATGTGATGTATTGATTGAAGCGGAAAAATTCGGATTATATAAAACTTTTGATCTTGATAATGTGGAGATGATTTGCAATGCCGGTTACGAAGCGGCAGTATGCGCTTTTGAAAAAGTATTGCAAGAGAATAAATTTGAAACATTAGTAAAGGCTATATTGACAAGGAAAAACGCTTTGTTGCCTTGA
- a CDS encoding sodium-translocating pyrophosphatase, whose translation MITNIFWIIPLASLLALGFAWFFFKQMMKESEGTETMAKIAGYVREGAMSYLKQQYKVVGLVFLALVILFSIMAYVFGVQNEWVPIAFLTGGFFSGLAGFLGMKTATYASARTANAARNSLNSGLQVAFRSGAVMGLVVVGLGLLDISFWYLVLNSVIPADAMDATHKLTVITTTMLTFGMGASTQALFARVGGGIYTKAADVGADLVGKVEAGIPEDDPRNPATIADNVGDNVGDVAGMGADLYESYCGSILATAALGAAAFVSSGNVEMQYKAVVAPMLIAAVGIVLSIIGIFSVRTKENASMKDLLKALAVGTNLSSVLIAIATFGILYLLKLENWFWVSCAVIIGLLVGIVIGQATEYYTSHSYKPTQNVSKAGLTGPATVIISGLGLGMLSTAIPVIAVVVGIICSYLFASGFDFNNVGMGLYGIGIAAVGMLSTLGITLSTDAYGPIADNAGGNAEMSGLGAEVRKRTDALDSLGNTTAATGKGFAIGSAALTGLALLASYIEEIKIGLIRLGQSVLNLADGRTIDIPQATFTDFMHYYEVTLMNPKVLAGMFLGSMMAFMFCGLTMNAVGRAAGHMVEEVRRQFKTIKGILTGEAEPDYARCVAISTKGAQKEMIVPSILAIIAPIVTGFIFGVSGVIGLLMGGLSTGFVLAIFMANAGGAWDNAKKYVEEGNHGGKGSDAHRATVVGDTVGDPFKDTSGPSLNILIKLMSMVAIVMAGLTVAWSLF comes from the coding sequence ATGATAACAAATATTTTTTGGATTATTCCGCTGGCATCGTTGTTGGCATTGGGATTTGCTTGGTTTTTCTTCAAGCAGATGATGAAAGAAAGTGAAGGAACCGAGACCATGGCGAAAATTGCCGGATATGTTCGAGAGGGTGCTATGTCGTATTTGAAACAACAGTACAAAGTAGTCGGACTTGTTTTCCTTGCCTTGGTAATTTTATTTTCTATTATGGCGTATGTCTTTGGAGTACAAAATGAATGGGTTCCCATTGCGTTTCTTACCGGAGGTTTCTTTTCCGGTCTGGCCGGGTTTTTAGGGATGAAAACAGCTACCTATGCTTCTGCCCGTACAGCCAATGCTGCTCGTAATTCGTTGAATAGCGGGTTACAAGTCGCTTTCCGTAGTGGAGCGGTGATGGGATTAGTTGTCGTTGGGTTAGGATTGTTGGATATTTCTTTTTGGTATCTGGTACTTAACTCGGTTATTCCGGCAGATGCCATGGATGCAACTCATAAATTGACAGTGATTACTACTACCATGCTTACTTTTGGTATGGGAGCCTCTACGCAAGCGTTGTTTGCCAGGGTTGGAGGTGGTATTTACACCAAAGCTGCGGATGTAGGAGCCGATTTGGTAGGAAAGGTAGAAGCCGGTATTCCTGAAGATGATCCGCGTAATCCCGCTACTATTGCTGATAACGTAGGAGATAATGTAGGAGATGTAGCAGGTATGGGAGCTGATTTGTATGAGTCTTATTGCGGCTCCATTTTGGCTACGGCGGCTTTAGGCGCGGCAGCTTTTGTTTCATCAGGAAATGTGGAAATGCAGTATAAAGCCGTTGTTGCTCCCATGTTAATTGCTGCGGTGGGTATTGTACTTTCTATTATCGGCATCTTTTCAGTACGCACGAAAGAAAACGCTTCCATGAAAGATTTGTTGAAAGCACTTGCCGTAGGAACAAATCTTAGCTCTGTGCTGATTGCTATCGCTACTTTCGGCATTTTATATCTGTTAAAACTGGAAAATTGGTTTTGGGTATCTTGTGCGGTAATTATTGGTTTACTGGTGGGTATTGTGATCGGGCAAGCTACGGAATATTATACATCTCATTCTTACAAGCCTACTCAAAATGTTTCTAAAGCAGGACTTACGGGACCGGCTACGGTTATTATTTCAGGCTTGGGCCTGGGTATGCTATCTACTGCTATTCCTGTGATTGCCGTAGTGGTGGGAATTATTTGTTCTTATCTTTTTGCTTCGGGATTTGATTTTAATAATGTAGGCATGGGATTATACGGAATCGGGATTGCAGCCGTAGGGATGCTTTCTACCTTGGGGATAACCCTTTCTACGGATGCTTATGGCCCTATTGCCGATAATGCCGGAGGAAATGCAGAAATGAGCGGATTAGGAGCCGAGGTGCGTAAACGTACCGATGCCCTGGATTCACTGGGGAATACGACGGCTGCTACGGGAAAAGGATTTGCTATCGGTTCGGCAGCCCTTACGGGATTGGCATTGTTGGCTTCTTATATAGAAGAGATCAAAATAGGGTTGATCCGCTTAGGACAAAGTGTGCTGAACTTGGCTGACGGACGTACAATCGATATTCCGCAAGCTACTTTTACCGATTTTATGCATTATTATGAAGTAACTTTAATGAATCCGAAGGTATTGGCCGGAATGTTTCTGGGTTCCATGATGGCATTTATGTTCTGTGGATTAACGATGAATGCCGTAGGACGCGCTGCCGGACATATGGTAGAGGAAGTGCGTCGCCAATTTAAAACGATTAAAGGTATACTTACAGGAGAAGCAGAGCCTGATTATGCACGTTGTGTAGCTATTTCAACCAAAGGAGCACAGAAAGAAATGATCGTGCCTTCTATTTTAGCGATTATTGCTCCGATTGTTACCGGTTTTATTTTCGGTGTTTCCGGAGTAATCGGTTTATTAATGGGTGGTTTAAGTACGGGCTTTGTTTTGGCTATCTTTATGGCAAATGCCGGAGGAGCCTGGGATAACGCTAAAAAATACGTGGAAGAAGGAAATCATGGCGGAAAAGGAAGTGATGCACATAGAGCAACAGTGGTAGGAGACACGGTAGGCGATCCTTTTAAAGATACGTCGGGACCGAGTTTGAATATCCTTATTAAACTCATGAGTATGGTCGCTATCGTCATGGCCGGATTAACGGTTGCTTGGAGTTTATTTTAA